From one Cherax quadricarinatus isolate ZL_2023a chromosome 49, ASM3850222v1, whole genome shotgun sequence genomic stretch:
- the LOC128696973 gene encoding uncharacterized protein produces the protein MAESLEDKILHSSNGRPEYTCWRPSSLYSLSVTELDYEEVHDIQRTVHLEDFQDIIKNSTMIPHSLTELSHTHLIKILPDVQGLWYSSSRPDKGQNNWYGNVSLQVNFRQFLQMLKSYNIYFSEITDYNSTSASRLLITNKNLPLPSYDPSKLGGPWYYDGKKDWFLTECRRYDGRCNFNGHNVELLLSLSDTQYASLLYESKIVAVNHSEANSTEKHKCKKHRSGTRWTTCPSPYSAEKTSEILSYLNEDTLSICIL, from the coding sequence ATGGCAGAATCTTTGGAAGACAAAATCCTACACAGCAGCAATGGCAGGCCGGAATATACATGCTGGAGACCGTCTTCACTCtactcactctcagtaactgagCTGGATTATGAAGAGGTTCATGATATACAGAGAACGGTGCACTTAGAAGATTTTCAAGATATAATAAAAAATTCCACAATGATACCACATTCCCTAACAGAACTGTCTCACACACATTTGATAAAAATACTGCCTGATGTACAGGGGCTCTGGTATAGTAGTAGCCGCCCAGATAAAGGTCAGAATAACTGGTACGGAAATGTGAGTCTTCAAGTCAATTTCAGACAGTTTCTTCAGATGCTGAAAAGTTATAATATCTATTTCAGTGAAATTACTGATTATAATTCAACAAGTGCATCGAGACTGTTGATAACAAACAAAAATCTGCCGTTACCTAGCTACGACCCTAGCAAGTTGGGAGGCCCGTGGTACTACGATGGTAAGAAAGATTGGTTCCTAACTGAATGTCGCAGATATGACGGTAGATGTAATTTCAATGGTCATAACGTTGAattgttactctctctctctgacactcAATATGCTTCTTTGTTGTATGAATCAAAGATAGTCGCCGTTAACCATTCTGAAGCTAACAGTACGGAGAAGCATAAGTGTAAGAAACACAGGTCAGGTACAAGGTGGACTACGTGCCCTTCTCCTTATTCAGCAGAGAAAACGAGCGAAATATTAAGTTATCTAAACGAAGATACATTATCAatttgtattttatga